A stretch of DNA from Sulfolobales archaeon:
GAGATCGACCTGATAATGCTTATGCATAAAATACCTTATGTAGCTACAGCAAGTATAGCATATCCTCTAGACTTCTATGAAAAACTCTTGAAAGCTTCAAAGATCAAAGGATTTAGATTCATTCACCTCTTCTCCCCATGCCCTCCTGGATGGAGGTTTGATGATAGCAAAACTGTCGAGATAGCTAGACTCGCTGTAGAGACTGGTGCATGGATCCTGTTTGAATACGCCGAGGGAAAGCTTACGATAAGTCCTCCCAGCAGAATTTACGCTGATAAATCTAAGAGAAAGCCTTTACGAGAGTATCTAGAGCTTCAAGGAAGATTCAAAGGCATATCAGAAGAGGATCTGAAGATAATTGAAGAAATGATTGATGAGAATTGGAGAGTTCTAGAAACATTATCAAAGATCTATTCTTAGATATATGGTGGAAAAAGATCTTTTCTAGCACGTAAACGCGGTTATCACCAAATGATTTTTCCACAAACAACCCCACTAAATCTTGGCGAGATGTAGGGGAGGATATGAGTTTTAGTTCTCGTAGAGATCAGTGTAAGAGCTTACTTCTAAAATCTCTTCGGATCTTCTTGGGTTAAATTCAAATAGTTCTCCTGAAAAACCTTTAATAAGGGAATGGTTTAACAAGGATGAAGAGAGGATCTTCTAACGAGTCTAGTATAGAAAATATATATAGGAAGCCTCGTATAGTGATCATAGCCGAGAAACCTAAAGCAGCTTATAAAATAGCTCAGGCTCTAGGTCCTGCAAGAAGAATTTTAATTGAAGGTGTTCCTATATATGTTATCCCTAAGGATCATAATAATATCATCGTAGTTCCTTCAGCAGGACATCTCTTTACCCTAACAACTTCCTCGAAAGGGTATCCTGTCTATGATTACAAGTGGGTTCCGAGACATCTTGTGGAGAAAGGTTATGAGCATATTGCGAGATATCATAGAGTCTTACCGAAAATACTGAGAGATGCTTCTCTCTATGTGAATGCATGTGATTATGATGTTGAAGGTTCGGTAATAGGTTATATGATTATAAAGAATTGGGGTGATCTTTCGAGAGCTAGAAGAATGAAATTCTCTACACTAACTCGAGAAGATATACTAAGAAGTTTTCAAAATCTAGACCAGCTTGATATAAACATGGTGGAAGCAGGTCTCGCAAGGCATGAGCTAGACTGGATCTGGGGTATTAATATATCTAGAGCTCTTACTGATCTCTATCAGAGAAGAGGATTGAAAAGAGTTCTAAGTGCTGGAAGAGTTCAAACACCTACGCTCAACGAGGTTTTAAATAGGTTTATAGAGAGGGAGGTATTCGTGCCAGAACCTCTCTACAGGATAAATATTAAAGCCTTGTATAGGGGGAGTATCGTAGAATTTCAAGATATTGAAGAACCTTTCAGAGTGAAAGTTGATGCCGAAAAGTTCAGAACTGAAGCTCTTAAGAAGGGTTTTATAGATATAGTTGAGAGTAGCGAGCAGGAGCTGAGATACCAGCCTCCACATCCCTTTAATCTAGGAGATCTTCAGGCTGAAGCGTATGAGATCTATAGAATTACTCCTCAGGAGACTCTTAGAATACTTGAAGATCTATATCTTGAGGGTTTGATAAGTTATCCTAGAACTAATAGCCAGAAGCTTCCTGAAAACCTGGATCATAAGGAGATCTTGAGAGGTTTACTAAGGATCTCTGAGTATAGAAGATATGCTGAGAAACTCATTAAAAGAGGCAGTCTAAAGCCTAATAATGGTGTTAAAGAGGATCTGGCTCATCCAGCTATATATCCTACCGGAGATATACCCAGAAGATCTTTGAAGGATAAACATTATAAGTTATATGATCTGATAGTGAGAAGATATATGGCTACTCTAAGTGATGACGCTCTAGTGAAAGAGATCATATTAAAGGGTTGTGTAGCTGGTAGATGTTTCAGAGCTAGTGGCAGAAGCTTGGAGTTTGTCGGCTGGCTCGAGATATATCACTTCTATAAGATCGAGGAGAGAAGGATCCCATATATTGAGAGAGGATCTTCAATACCTCTTTCAGAAGTTAAGATAGTGAAAAGCTATACAAGACCGCCAAAGCTTTATAACAGAGCTTCTCTGCTTAGATGGATGGAGAAAGAGAATATAGGAACAGAATCCACTAGAGCAGAGATTATAGAGACATTATTTAGAAGAAAATATGTATTTGGCAGAGAGCTTAAGATATCTGAACTAGGTATTGAGGTCGTTGAGATTATAGAGAGATTCTTCCCAGAACTGCTATCGGTAGAACTTACGAGAGAGTTTGAAAAACAACTTGATAGCATAATATTAGGTAAAAGAAAACGTTCTGAAGTAGTTGAGGAAGCTGTAAAAACTATTGATAAGCTTATCGGAAGATTTAAGAATGAGATTAACAATACCTCTATCTCCTCGGATTCTGGAAGTAGATGTGTTATATGTAATATTCCAAGAGATCCTTCTAGTGAGATAGGTTTCTGTAAGATCCATGAAAAAGCTTATAGGAATCTGATCAGATCCTACTCTAGCTGGGCTGAGGATGGATACACATGGCATGAGTATCTAGAGAAGATCAGTAGAAGCAAGATCTCTGGAGGTTTTGTGAAAGATGTAGTGAGATATATAGAAACACATAAGATCCCTGATGGGTTCTCCGTTTATGATAGAAAGAATTAGATCTCTAGAACTTATTCTATCTATCCTTCTAGTCATATTATTTTCAACCTTATTCTACGTGGTAGGAAGAGCAGGTTTACCTGATCTAGGGTTTTATCCCACTCTTTACATAGCATTAATACTGTTAAGCCTTCTGATACTCCTTCTGATCGTGTTAGCTCCTATCGATATCATCCTTGTAAGTACTCCAGCTATGGCCATAGCTCTATGGATTCTCAACCTAAGAGTTTTATCAAGATCTTTAATGTTTGTAGATCCGTTAAGCATGATTCTTTTAATAGGTATTATAACACCATTTCTCTATAGACTTAGGAGGATAGTTAAACCTCCTCTTCTTCTAGCTTCATCTGATATTCTTCGTGGTATATCAAGATATTATAGAGCTTGCTATGAGAGGGTTCTGCTAGATCTAGGTTTGATCTTTATTATAATAGCATTATCTGCTATGATTTTTAAAGGTTATTATGATACAATACTTCGTGTTTATAGCGGTCTTCACATCTATCTACCTGGTGTAGTATTATCATCAATACTTCTCTCAAGTATTAGAAGGAGATATCTACTCCCACTCTCTCTACTCTCATGGATTGGCATGCCTTTATCATACTACCTCTTTCTGTATAAGAGTTTCTATCTAGAGAGAGAAGCACTGCCTATCACGCCTTCGAGTACTGGGATAAGTGTTCTAAGTGTTGAGGGGGTTGTGACTGCTAAGGGTTCTAAGTATTATATAGAGCTGAGCACTTTAAGATCTCCACATATAATAATCCTAGGATCCACGGGATCTGGAAAGACTTTGCTAGGTAAGAGAATAGGATTGAGCGCGTTTAGAAATGATCTGAAAGTATTTATATTAGATCTTCATGGAGAGTATCAGGATCTAGGATTTAAAGTAGTTAAACTCGAAGAGATAGTACAAGGAATTCTAAAAGATATATTCAGTAGAAGAGAATCTATTGATGATTTTATAGATTTTATGAGAACTATCTTCAGGTTAGGACCTATACAAGTTTCAGTTTTATCTGAAGTTCTTGAAGAATATATACGGTTAGAAAGCGATCCTACAAATCTTATCCCATATATAGAGAAAAGACTTTCCGAAGCAGGAGATACAGAGAGAGAGCGTATCATAAGAAGCCTTCTACCATACTTAAAGATAATCTTCGAAAGTATACCTCGAAATGTTCCCAGGAGAGAACTTGATATAAATCAATCTGTTGTGATCGATCTAGAGAGTATTAGAAACAATTCTTATCTGCTTGAGATATACTCCTATTATCTCATAAGATATATCTGGAACCTAGTAAGGTTGAAAGGTTTCAGCGACAGAGTTAAATATATAATGATCATAGATGAAGCTCACAACATTCTTAAAGGAAGATCCTATGAAGTTGTAGAACAAATATTCAGAGAATCAAGAAAATACGGGTTTGGAGTGATTATACTTTCTCAACAGATAGACGAGAGAATATTAAATCTTATGAATAACGCGGGAGTGTTAGAGATCCTTAAGACTGTAGATCCTAAGATCTTAGAATTACTTAGAAATCTACTGCCAGAGCCTACAGATCTTATGGATGAGATTAAAAAACTTAGAGAACTAGAATTCATATCAATAGAACTTGGCGGTGAGAGAAGAAGCGTGAGAGGAAAGATTTTACTAGAGTAGAGGTTCAGCTATGATGCAGATTTATAGTTGATTTTATAGCCTCACCCCTGCTCCCCCATACCCTCTCAAATTTTCATCGGGCTTGGAGGCGTCCAGAGCACCTCTAAACCCTTGCATCATGGTGATAGCTTTTTGTCGAATGTTTGGTCTTCTTCACCTTATTCTTAAGATTGTTTAGGTTTTCGAGAGCTAACTCTCTCTAGAGTAGAGAAAAGCTAGAAGCATATCCAGATCTATTGATGAAACAGCTGCAGGATATCTTATTTTTAATCTCTCGAGAATTTCCGGATCAACTTCTCCTAAGACTCCTATCTCAAAACCCTCTAAAGATATAACACCTCTTCTGCCTTCTATCAGAAGACCTAGGTCTTTAGATATTAGAAGATTCCTACTCTCTCTAGAGATCTTAGGCTTCAGACCTAGATATCTCAGCAATGATACTACCACCG
This window harbors:
- a CDS encoding DUF87 domain-containing protein — translated: MIERIRSLELILSILLVILFSTLFYVVGRAGLPDLGFYPTLYIALILLSLLILLLIVLAPIDIILVSTPAMAIALWILNLRVLSRSLMFVDPLSMILLIGIITPFLYRLRRIVKPPLLLASSDILRGISRYYRACYERVLLDLGLIFIIIALSAMIFKGYYDTILRVYSGLHIYLPGVVLSSILLSSIRRRYLLPLSLLSWIGMPLSYYLFLYKSFYLEREALPITPSSTGISVLSVEGVVTAKGSKYYIELSTLRSPHIIILGSTGSGKTLLGKRIGLSAFRNDLKVFILDLHGEYQDLGFKVVKLEEIVQGILKDIFSRRESIDDFIDFMRTIFRLGPIQVSVLSEVLEEYIRLESDPTNLIPYIEKRLSEAGDTERERIIRSLLPYLKIIFESIPRNVPRRELDINQSVVIDLESIRNNSYLLEIYSYYLIRYIWNLVRLKGFSDRVKYIMIIDEAHNILKGRSYEVVEQIFRESRKYGFGVIILSQQIDERILNLMNNAGVLEILKTVDPKILELLRNLLPEPTDLMDEIKKLRELEFISIELGGERRSVRGKILLE
- the topA gene encoding DNA topoisomerase I, which gives rise to MKRGSSNESSIENIYRKPRIVIIAEKPKAAYKIAQALGPARRILIEGVPIYVIPKDHNNIIVVPSAGHLFTLTTSSKGYPVYDYKWVPRHLVEKGYEHIARYHRVLPKILRDASLYVNACDYDVEGSVIGYMIIKNWGDLSRARRMKFSTLTREDILRSFQNLDQLDINMVEAGLARHELDWIWGINISRALTDLYQRRGLKRVLSAGRVQTPTLNEVLNRFIEREVFVPEPLYRINIKALYRGSIVEFQDIEEPFRVKVDAEKFRTEALKKGFIDIVESSEQELRYQPPHPFNLGDLQAEAYEIYRITPQETLRILEDLYLEGLISYPRTNSQKLPENLDHKEILRGLLRISEYRRYAEKLIKRGSLKPNNGVKEDLAHPAIYPTGDIPRRSLKDKHYKLYDLIVRRYMATLSDDALVKEIILKGCVAGRCFRASGRSLEFVGWLEIYHFYKIEERRIPYIERGSSIPLSEVKIVKSYTRPPKLYNRASLLRWMEKENIGTESTRAEIIETLFRRKYVFGRELKISELGIEVVEIIERFFPELLSVELTREFEKQLDSIILGKRKRSEVVEEAVKTIDKLIGRFKNEINNTSISSDSGSRCVICNIPRDPSSEIGFCKIHEKAYRNLIRSYSSWAEDGYTWHEYLEKISRSKISGGFVKDVVRYIETHKIPDGFSVYDRKN